The DNA segment CCACGCTCGTGTGCAACGACATCGTGAAGCGGTTCTTCTGTCCGGATCTGAGCCCGCGACGCGAGCAGCTCGTGTGCCGCGTCACGGTCATGCTCGTGAGCGTCGTCACGTTCCTCCTCGCCCTGTCCGTGAGCGGCATCCTGAAGATGCTCCTCGCCGGGCTGACGCTGACCACCGCGTACACGCTCATCGTCCTCATGACCATGTACGCGCCGCGCCTGTGCCGCCGCTCTTCGGCCACGGCCACCCTCGCCGCGACGATGATCTCGCTCGCCGCCTGGCTGTTGGCGCCCGAGAGCTGGCAGTTCCTGCCGCACCCGATCTACTTCACCTGGATGGTGAGCCTCGCGACCTTCTTCGTCGTCGCCCTCGTCGACAAGCGGCGCATCCCGGAGCTCGGGACGTTCCAAGAGGGCCCGGGCGCCTGAGCGGTCGATCCGGCCGACACGTTCGTCCGGATTTCCCCTTGCCGCTTCGAGATCCGCGTGGAATATTTTGGCGGGTTCCGCGCGACGAGGGAGGCGGCGATCGAGGTGGGGTCCGAAATCGAGATCATCGTGAACGGCGATCGCGAGCTCGTGCCCGAGCGGTCGACCATCGCGCGCCTCATCGAGCGGTTCGAGGAGGGTGACACCCACCTGATCGTCCAGCGGAACGGGCGCTGCGTCTACCCGAACGACTACGCGGCGACCGTCGTCGCGAAGGGCGACACGATCGAGTTCATCCACCCCGCATTCGGCGGCTAGGCCGCCCGAGGAGAGAGGGGCCATGAGGATCCTGCACGACTTTTCCTACGAACGACCGAAGAGCCTCAAGGAGGCGCTCAAGCTGCTCGAGGCGCACGGCGCGGCGCTCAGCCCGCTGGCTGGCGGCACCGACCTCGTGGTCAACATGAAGATGCGCGGCATCCTCCAGATCACCGAGAAGGCCGGCACGGCCGACGCGCGGTGGCGCGCGGCGCGACGCGTCCAGCCGATCCAGACGCCGTCGGTGGTCATGTCGCTCGCCGATCTCCCGAAGCTTCGCGGCGTCCGCAAGGGCAAGGGGCTCGTGCGGATCGGCCCGACCACGACGATGGCCGAGCTCGCGGCGCCGGGCGCCCTCCCGCCGGCGCTCGCGGCCGTGGGCGACGCCGCCGCGATCATGGGATCCGCGCTCATCCGCAACCGGGCCACGATCGGGGGCAACGTCGTCAACGCCCGCCCGGCGGCGGACACCGCCGTCGCCCTCCTCGCCGCGGGCGCGAAGCTCAGGCTCGCGGCGCGATCCGGCGAGCGCGAGGTCGAGATCGCGGCGTTCTTCACCGGGCCCGGAAGGAGCGTGCGGCGCGCGGACGAGCTGCTCGTCTTGATCGAGGCGCCCGCCGAGAGGGGCCAGGGGAGCGCCTACGTGCGCATGGGCTCTAGGCGCCAGCTCGAGATCGCGCTCGTGAGCGCCGGCGCGTGGCTCGAGGTCGACAAGCCGACCCGGACGATCCGGGCCGCGCGGATCTCCCTCGGCGCCGTCGGTCCGACCCCCCTGCTCGCCACCAAGGCCGCCGCCGGGCTCGTCGGGAGGACCGCCGACCCCGAGGCGTTCGCCGCCGCGGGCAGGACCGCACGCGCCGAGGTGAAGCCGATCGACGACTTCCGCGGCTCCGCCGCGTACCGGCTCGAGCTCGTGGAGACGCTCGTGCAAAGGGCCCTCGCGGCCGCCGCCTCGCGCGCCGTCGGGAAAGGAGGCCGGCGATGAAGGCGGTCATCAGGTTCAGGGTCAACGGCCGCGAGCGGGAGATCCTGACGGCTCCTGCGCGCACGCTCCTCGAGGTGCTGCGCGAGGATCTGCGCCTCACGGGCACGAAGCAGGGCTGCGGCGAGGGCGAGTGCGGCACCTGCACGGTGCTGCTCGACGGCGCGGCGGTCAACGCGTGCCTCGTGCTCGCCGTCGAGGCCGCCGGCCGCGAGGTGACGACGATCGAGGGGCTGGCCGACGGGCCGTCCCTCCACCCGCTGCAGCGGGCGTTCGTCGATCACGGCGCGATCCAGTGCGGCTTCTGCACGCCGGGCATGATCCTGTCCGCCAAGGCGCTCCTCGACAGGCGGCCCGACCCGACCGAGGCGGAGATCCGGGAGGCGCTCGGGGGCAACCTGTGCCGCTGCACCGGCTACCAGAAGATCGTCGAGGCGGTGCTCGCCGCCGCCCGGGCGACCGCCGGTGGCGAGGGAGGTGCGAGATGAGCGATCACCGCGTCCTGAACACCCGCGCCGTCCGCGTGGACGCCTTCGACAAGGCGACCGGCCGCGCCGTCTACGTCGACGACATCACCCGACCGGACATGCTGCACGCCGCCCTTCTCCAGAGCCCCGTGGCCCACGGGCGGATCAAGCGGCTCGACACGTCCCGCGCGGCGGCGCTGCCGGGCGTCGTCGCGATCGTCACGGCGGCCGAAGCCGGGGACGCCAAGTTCGGCGTGAGCCCGGCCCGCTACGACGAGACGGTCTTCGCGATCGACAAGGTGCGCTACCTCGGCGAGGAGATCGCGGCGGTCGCGGCCGACGATCCGGTCACGGCGCTCCGGGCGGTCTCGATGATCGATCTCGAGATCGAGGAGCTCCCCGCGGTGCTCGACATGGAGGCGGCGCTCGCCGACGGCACGACGGAGATCTTCACGGGCTACGACGGCAACATCACCGCCGAGGTGCTCCAGGAGTTCGGCGGCGTCGACGCCGCGCGCCCCCAGGCCGACAAGATCTACAAGGACCACCTGCTCAACAAGATGCAGGACGGCGCCTTCATGGAGCCGCAGGGCTGCATCGCCGAGATCGACGGCCGCGGCGTCCTCACGCTCACGAGCTCCACGCAGACGCCGCACTACGTCCAGCGCACGATCGCCATGATGCTCAGGATGCCGCTCGAGATGGTCCGCGTCGTGAAGCCGTACGTGGGCGGCGGCTTCGGCCCCAAGGCGTCGGCGTCCAACCTCGAGCTCGCGTGCTGCCTGCTCGCCGTGAAGACGGGCCGGCCCGTGAAGTGCACGCTCAGCCGCGAGCAGGTCTTCCTCCGCTCGCGCGCGCGGCACCAGTTCCTGCACGAGATGGAGGTCGGGCTCAAGAACGACGGCTCCCTCGTCTTCCTGGATCACAGGTGCGTGCTCGACGGCGGCGCCTACTCGAGCTTCGGGATCGCGACGATCTACTACGCGGGCTCGCTGCTCGGCGGGCCGTACCGGCTGCCGAACATGCGCTACCACGGCGTTCGCGTCTGCACCAACAAGCCGGCCAAGGGGGCGCAGCGCGGGCACGGCGGCGTGATCGCCCGGGCACTGTTCGAGTCGATCCTCGACCGCGCGGCCGAGGAGCTCGGCATGGATCCGGTCGAGCTGCGCATCAAGAACATGATGTCCGCGGGCGAGACCACGTGCAACGATCTCAACATGTCGAGCCTCGGGATGAAGGAGTGCATCGAGAAGGTGCGCGACCTATCGGGGTGGAAGAAGAAGAAGGGCGCGCTCGGCGGCGGCAAGGGGATCGGGGTCGCCTGCGGCTTCTTCGTCTCCGGCGCCGGCTACCCGATCTACCGCTCGGGAACGTGGCACTGCACGGCCACGGTGCAGCTCGCGGAGACGGGCGGCGTCGCGATCGTGCGCTCCGCGTCCGCCGAGATCGGGCAGGGCTCGGACACGATGCTCGCGATGATCACGGCCGAGGAGCTCGGCATCCCGCTCGAGAGCGTCCGCGTCATGAGCGGCGACACCGACTTCGGCGTGGATCTCGGCGCCTACTCGAGCCGGCAGACGCTCATGACCGGGCACGCCATCCGCTCGGCGGCGATCGACGCGCGCCGGCAGGTGGCCGCGTGCCTCGCCGAGGCGTTCGGCGTCCCCGCCGAGAAGCTCGTCTTCCGGGACGGGTTCGTGGCCCTCGCCGAGGGCGAGCTCGACATCGCCAAGGTGCGCGAACAGTTCGTCAAGGAGCACCGCGGGTTCGTGGACCACCCGACCGGCGCGCGCCTCACGTTCCGAGAGGCCTCGCGGCTCGCGTTCGTCATGAAGGGCACGATCATCGGCCGCGGTGAGTACAAGCCGCCGGCGCTCGGCGGCCAGTTCAAGGGCGCCGCGGTCGGCACGTCGCCCGCGTACGGCTGCTCGGCACAGATCATGGAGGTGGAGGTGGACGCCGGCACGGGCCAGCTCTCGCTCGAGCACGTGACCGCCGCGCACGACTGCGGCTTCGCCATCAACCGCACGCAGGTCGAGGGGCAGATGCAGGGCAACTTCCTCATGGGGCTCGGCGAGGCGTGCTTCGAGGAGGTCAAGTTCGACGACCTCGGGCGCACGGTCAACCCGAACCTCGCCGAGTACAAGATCCCGACGATGATGGACGTGCCGAACATGGATCCGGTCGTCGTCGAGAGCGGCGAGCCGAACGGGCCGTACGGCGCGAAGGAGGTCGGCGAGGGCGGCATCATGCCGACCATCCCGGCGATCATGAACGCGGTGTACGACGCCACCGGGATCCGGTTCCGCGAGCTGCCGCTCACCCCGGAGCGCGTGCTCATGGCGCTGAAGCAGAAGCGCGAGGGCCAGCCGGTCACGTTCGCCGCGGACGCGAAGTGCGAGGCCGTGATGGAGCTCGTCCGGCGGCACAAGGCGAAGCGCGGGTAGCGCGGCGGCCGGTGCGGCGCTTGACTCGGGTGTTTCATGTAATTACATTGTGATCACCTCGCGAGAGAGGGGAGGTGTTCGATGAGGACCCAGCTCGTACGCGTGGGCAACTCCAAGGGGCTCAGGATCCCGAAGGCGGTGCTCGAGCAGCTTTCCATCGCCGACGTGGTCGAGATGGACGTACGGGGCGACACGCTCGTCGTCAGACGCGGCGGCGCTCCGCGCGACGGATGGGACGAGGCGTTCGCCGCGATGGCGAGCGCCGGGGACGACGCGGATCCGGCCGACACGCCGTCACTCTCGCCTTTCGATTCCGAGGAGTGGGAATGGTAGCGCGGTTCGACGTCTTCCTCGTGAACCTCGAACCCTCGCTCGGCGCGGAAATCCGCAAGACGCGCCCCGCGGTGGTGGTTTCGCCCGACGAGATGAACCGCCACATCCGCACGGTGATCGTCGCGCCGATGACGACCGCCGGTCGTCCGTACCCGACGCGGGTGCCGTGTCGCTTCAAGAACAAGCGCGGCCAGGTCGCCCTCGACCAGATTCGGACGGTCGACAAGATGCGCCTCGTGCAGAGGTTGGGCGCGCTGGACACCCGCACCGCGGGCGCCGTGCTCTCGGTCCTCGCCGAGATGTTCGCACCGTAGGGAGGATGAGCATGAAGACGATCGGCCTGTGGGGAGGCACGACCTGGCACTCCACGCTGGAGTACTACCGGCAGTTCAACGAGGGGATTGCCGCGCGCATCGGGCCGCAGCACTCCGGCCGGATGATCATCCACTCGATCGACTTCCACGATCTGGCGACCGCCGGCCAGGCGGAGGACTGGGACGCGGTCGCGGCGCTCGGGCAGAAGGCCGTGCGCAGCCTCGAGGCGGCCGGCGCCGACTGCGTCATGTTCGGCGCGAACACGCTCCACAGGTTCGCTCCCGAGGTCCTGCAGGCTACCAAGCTCCCGTTCATCGACATCGTCGAGTGCGCGGTCGACGCGATCCGCGACCGGGGACTCGGGGCCGTCGCGCTGCTCGGGACCCGGCTGACCATGCAGGACGACTTCTTCAGAGGAAGGCTCGAGCGAGCGGGGATCCGCGCCCTCGTCCCCGAAGGCGAGCGGATCGATCGGCTCCACCGCATCATCGTCGAGGAGTTGTCCGCCGGCCGCTTCACGGACGAGCACCGGAACGCCTTCTGCGCGGCCGTCGACGCGCTGGTCGCCAAAGGGGCCGAGGGCGTGATCCTCGGCTGCACCGAGCTGCCGATTCTGTTCGAGGGCGCCGCCCTGCCGGTGCCCGCGTTCGACACCCTCAGGCTGCACGTCCTCAAGGCGGTCGACTTCGCGCTGGGATGAGCGGCCCGGAGCAGCCGCGCTCTCGACCGCAGGTGTCGATCCCACGAGATTGGTCGCCCATCTCGACACATCAAGCCCCATCGAGAGGATCTCACCCGGAGCGGTACCACCTCGACATCTCGGCGAAGCCGTTTTATGGAACGTCGATGGTCGATTCGAAGTACTTCTGCATCATCCTCGCGGCCGGCGAGGGTCGCCGCGCCGGCGGCTACAAGCCGCTCATGGAGCTCGGCGAGGGGCTGGTGATCGACCGCGTCGTCGACGCCGCGTCCGAGGTCGCGGGCGAGATCCGCGTCGTCGGCGGCTGCGAGTTCGCACGGCTCGAGGCGCACCTCGCGCGGCGCTGGCCGCACGCCGTCGCGGTGCGCAACGCACGCTGGGAGCGCGGCATGTTCTCCTCGGCGCGAGCGGGGCTCGAGGGCGTCGCCGGCGCGGCGTTCATCCACCCGGCCGACGTCCCCGGCCCGAGCCGCGCGATCTACCGGGCGCTCGCCGCGGCCTACGAGGCGGAACCGCGCGACGTGTTGCGGCCCGCTTTCGGCGGGCGCCGCGGCCACCCGGTGCTGCTCTCGCCCGCGGCGGTCCGCGCGGTGCTGTCGGCCGGGCCGGAGGCGACGCTGCGCGAGGTGCTCGCCCCGCTGTCGAGCGCCGAGGTTGCGGCGGGGGACGATCTCGTGCTCTACGATTTCGACACGCTCGACGAGCTCGAGATCCTGCGCAGGCGCCTTGCGCGAGGCGCGTGACCGAGGAGGTTGGCCATGGAGACGCTGCGGAAGGCGGTTTCGCATTCGGACGGGGGCGAGGATCTCGTACTCGTCACGGTCGTCGCGGTCGAGGGCTCGGCCCCGCCCCGCGTGGGGTTCCGAATGGCCGTCACCGCGAAAGGGACGGCGGGAACGGTCGGCGGCGGCGCGCTCGAGAACGAGGCGGTGCGCATGGCGCGCGCGCTCCTCGCCGGGGACGGCGGCGCGAGGCTCGAGCGGATCGACGTCGCGACGGTCGGCATGGCGTGCGGCGGCGAGCTGACGCTCTTCCTCGAGCCGTTCCGCGCGGCGCCGCGCCTCTGGATCTTCGGCGGCGGCCACATCGGCAAGGCGCTCGCGCCCATGGCCGCGGCCGCGGGCTTCAGCGTGACGGTGGTCGACAACCGGCCGGAGTTCGCCGACCGTGCGCGCTTCCCCGAGGCGTCCCGCACGCTCTGCATGCCGTACGACGACGCGGTGAAGCTCGTACCCGAGGGCGCGTTCGTCGTGATCGTGACGCACGGGCACATGCACGACGAGGAGCTGCTCGGGGCCGTGACCCGCAAGGAGCCGCGCCTCCCGTACGTCGGCATGATCGGCTCGTCGCAGAAGATCGAGAAGGCGCTCGCGGAGATCCGCGCGACCGGCGTCGATCCCGGGCCGAACGTGTTCGCGCCCGTGGGGCTCGATCTCGGCGGCGGCACGCCTGGAGAGATCGCGGTCGCCATCGCCGCGCAGCTCCTCGGCGTACGCCACAGCAAGCCAGGCCTCCCCCACTACCGCGATCGGCACGTCCCCAAGTGAGGAGGCCTCGCGCCATCCTCCTCGTCGGCCCGCTGTTCTCGGGCAAGAGCCTCTTCGTCGAGCGGCTCGCCGTTTCACTCGGCGCGTCCGGGACCGCGCTCGCCGGGTTCGTCCAGCGCGGCGCTTTCGGCGCCGACTGCCGCAAGATCGGCTACGACCTCGTCGGGCTCGCGACCGGGGCGATCCGCCCGCTCGCGCGGCGCTCCGAGGCGGGCGACGGGTGGCTGTTCGAGGAGGCGGCGTTCGACGCAGCGCTCGGTGAAATCCGAGAGGGCGCGGACCTCACCGTCATCGACGAGGTCGGCCACCTTGAGCTCGCGGGAAAGGGCCACGCGGCAGCCGTCGATCGCGCCCTGTCCTCTTCGGCAATGGTGTTGATCGTCGTCCGCGATGGGCTCGCAGACGAAGCGAAGAAGTGGCTCTCCACCCGCGCCGAGGTGACCCGAATCCGCTTCGAGCCGGGACGGGACGCCGATGTGACCTCCGAGATTCGGAAAAGTCTGGCGGGCTGAGGACCGCTGCTCACGCCCCGGCGCAGATCGCGATCAGGGCGGTGGCCCAGCAGAAGGCGGCGACGCCGAGCGCGGCGCCGTGGTAGACGATCGGCCGGCGCTCCGCGAGGGCGAAGAGCGGCGCGCGGACTCGGGCGCCGAGCGCGAAGCCGGCCGGGAACAGGACGGCCGAGAACGCCGCCCAGACGAGCCCCTCCTGCACCATGAACGCCGCGAACCCGCCCGCGCGGTCGAACGACATGAGGTAGGCGCACGGCGCGA comes from the Pseudomonadota bacterium genome and includes:
- the thiS gene encoding sulfur carrier protein ThiS, whose amino-acid sequence is MEYFGGFRATREAAIEVGSEIEIIVNGDRELVPERSTIARLIERFEEGDTHLIVQRNGRCVYPNDYAATVVAKGDTIEFIHPAFGG
- a CDS encoding FAD binding domain-containing protein, producing the protein MRILHDFSYERPKSLKEALKLLEAHGAALSPLAGGTDLVVNMKMRGILQITEKAGTADARWRAARRVQPIQTPSVVMSLADLPKLRGVRKGKGLVRIGPTTTMAELAAPGALPPALAAVGDAAAIMGSALIRNRATIGGNVVNARPAADTAVALLAAGAKLRLAARSGEREVEIAAFFTGPGRSVRRADELLVLIEAPAERGQGSAYVRMGSRRQLEIALVSAGAWLEVDKPTRTIRAARISLGAVGPTPLLATKAAAGLVGRTADPEAFAAAGRTARAEVKPIDDFRGSAAYRLELVETLVQRALAAAASRAVGKGGRR
- a CDS encoding (2Fe-2S)-binding protein, which produces MKAVIRFRVNGREREILTAPARTLLEVLREDLRLTGTKQGCGEGECGTCTVLLDGAAVNACLVLAVEAAGREVTTIEGLADGPSLHPLQRAFVDHGAIQCGFCTPGMILSAKALLDRRPDPTEAEIREALGGNLCRCTGYQKIVEAVLAAARATAGGEGGAR
- a CDS encoding molybdopterin-dependent oxidoreductase gives rise to the protein MSDHRVLNTRAVRVDAFDKATGRAVYVDDITRPDMLHAALLQSPVAHGRIKRLDTSRAAALPGVVAIVTAAEAGDAKFGVSPARYDETVFAIDKVRYLGEEIAAVAADDPVTALRAVSMIDLEIEELPAVLDMEAALADGTTEIFTGYDGNITAEVLQEFGGVDAARPQADKIYKDHLLNKMQDGAFMEPQGCIAEIDGRGVLTLTSSTQTPHYVQRTIAMMLRMPLEMVRVVKPYVGGGFGPKASASNLELACCLLAVKTGRPVKCTLSREQVFLRSRARHQFLHEMEVGLKNDGSLVFLDHRCVLDGGAYSSFGIATIYYAGSLLGGPYRLPNMRYHGVRVCTNKPAKGAQRGHGGVIARALFESILDRAAEELGMDPVELRIKNMMSAGETTCNDLNMSSLGMKECIEKVRDLSGWKKKKGALGGGKGIGVACGFFVSGAGYPIYRSGTWHCTATVQLAETGGVAIVRSASAEIGQGSDTMLAMITAEELGIPLESVRVMSGDTDFGVDLGAYSSRQTLMTGHAIRSAAIDARRQVAACLAEAFGVPAEKLVFRDGFVALAEGELDIAKVREQFVKEHRGFVDHPTGARLTFREASRLAFVMKGTIIGRGEYKPPALGGQFKGAAVGTSPAYGCSAQIMEVEVDAGTGQLSLEHVTAAHDCGFAINRTQVEGQMQGNFLMGLGEACFEEVKFDDLGRTVNPNLAEYKIPTMMDVPNMDPVVVESGEPNGPYGAKEVGEGGIMPTIPAIMNAVYDATGIRFRELPLTPERVLMALKQKREGQPVTFAADAKCEAVMELVRRHKAKRG
- a CDS encoding AbrB/MazE/SpoVT family DNA-binding domain-containing protein, which produces MRTQLVRVGNSKGLRIPKAVLEQLSIADVVEMDVRGDTLVVRRGGAPRDGWDEAFAAMASAGDDADPADTPSLSPFDSEEWEW
- a CDS encoding type II toxin-antitoxin system PemK/MazF family toxin, whose amino-acid sequence is MGMVARFDVFLVNLEPSLGAEIRKTRPAVVVSPDEMNRHIRTVIVAPMTTAGRPYPTRVPCRFKNKRGQVALDQIRTVDKMRLVQRLGALDTRTAGAVLSVLAEMFAP
- a CDS encoding amino acid racemase: MKTIGLWGGTTWHSTLEYYRQFNEGIAARIGPQHSGRMIIHSIDFHDLATAGQAEDWDAVAALGQKAVRSLEAAGADCVMFGANTLHRFAPEVLQATKLPFIDIVECAVDAIRDRGLGAVALLGTRLTMQDDFFRGRLERAGIRALVPEGERIDRLHRIIVEELSAGRFTDEHRNAFCAAVDALVAKGAEGVILGCTELPILFEGAALPVPAFDTLRLHVLKAVDFALG
- a CDS encoding NTP transferase domain-containing protein; the encoded protein is MVDSKYFCIILAAGEGRRAGGYKPLMELGEGLVIDRVVDAASEVAGEIRVVGGCEFARLEAHLARRWPHAVAVRNARWERGMFSSARAGLEGVAGAAFIHPADVPGPSRAIYRALAAAYEAEPRDVLRPAFGGRRGHPVLLSPAAVRAVLSAGPEATLREVLAPLSSAEVAAGDDLVLYDFDTLDELEILRRRLARGA
- a CDS encoding XdhC/CoxI family protein, which translates into the protein METLRKAVSHSDGGEDLVLVTVVAVEGSAPPRVGFRMAVTAKGTAGTVGGGALENEAVRMARALLAGDGGARLERIDVATVGMACGGELTLFLEPFRAAPRLWIFGGGHIGKALAPMAAAAGFSVTVVDNRPEFADRARFPEASRTLCMPYDDAVKLVPEGAFVVIVTHGHMHDEELLGAVTRKEPRLPYVGMIGSSQKIEKALAEIRATGVDPGPNVFAPVGLDLGGGTPGEIAVAIAAQLLGVRHSKPGLPHYRDRHVPK
- a CDS encoding DUF2478 domain-containing protein, yielding MRRPRAILLVGPLFSGKSLFVERLAVSLGASGTALAGFVQRGAFGADCRKIGYDLVGLATGAIRPLARRSEAGDGWLFEEAAFDAALGEIREGADLTVIDEVGHLELAGKGHAAAVDRALSSSAMVLIVVRDGLADEAKKWLSTRAEVTRIRFEPGRDADVTSEIRKSLAG